From the genome of Elusimicrobiota bacterium, one region includes:
- a CDS encoding SDR family oxidoreductase, which yields MRFLIPGINGLLGSNLARCLGRRGHTIVGNGRQPSTPSPVERYLPGDLSQPPFASRLVAQAKPDVIINCVGLANVNLCESDPGMARTVNVLTAMNLAKAAAAAGIRFLHISTDHLFKGDEPFRKETDPPAPVNEYGRSKWEGEKAVLETCTQAAVIRTNFYGWSPAGHAPTFAEWLYQSLSEKHPIHLYTDYYFNSIEVSYLAEALEEVTHSNYRGLLNIASPERVSKYEFGRALAEVFRLSMKSVTACSFEPKTMAVKRPRDLSLSTALFSSHFKTALPNLREGLRRLHEERLTTQTGRRTPA from the coding sequence ATGCGCTTCCTGATTCCGGGAATCAACGGCCTCTTAGGCTCGAATCTGGCCCGCTGTCTGGGCCGCCGGGGTCATACCATCGTCGGAAACGGCCGGCAGCCTTCCACGCCGTCACCCGTGGAGCGGTATCTGCCTGGCGACCTGAGCCAACCGCCGTTTGCGTCACGTCTGGTCGCTCAAGCCAAGCCGGATGTCATCATCAACTGCGTCGGACTGGCCAATGTGAATCTCTGCGAAAGCGACCCCGGAATGGCCCGAACCGTGAATGTCCTGACAGCGATGAATCTCGCGAAAGCGGCCGCGGCCGCCGGCATTCGTTTTCTTCACATCTCAACCGACCACCTCTTTAAGGGAGACGAGCCCTTCCGGAAAGAAACCGATCCTCCGGCGCCGGTCAATGAATACGGCCGGAGTAAGTGGGAAGGGGAAAAAGCGGTGTTGGAAACTTGCACGCAAGCCGCCGTGATCCGCACGAATTTCTACGGCTGGAGTCCCGCCGGGCATGCGCCGACCTTTGCGGAATGGCTCTATCAAAGCCTCTCAGAAAAACACCCGATCCATCTGTATACCGATTACTACTTCAACTCGATCGAGGTCTCCTATCTGGCAGAAGCCCTCGAAGAAGTAACGCATTCGAATTATAGGGGCCTGTTAAACATCGCCAGTCCGGAGCGGGTATCCAAATACGAATTCGGCCGGGCCCTGGCGGAGGTTTTCCGCCTCTCAATGAAAAGCGTGACCGCCTGTTCCTTCGAACCCAAGACGATGGCTGTCAAACGTCCGAGGGACCTGAGCCTATCCACCGCACTTTTCAGCTCACATTTTAAAACCGCGCTCCCGAATCTGCGGGAGGGCCTGAGGCGTTTGCACGAGGAACGCCTAACGACCCAAACCGGGAGGAGAACCCCTGCATGA
- a CDS encoding polysaccharide biosynthesis PFTS motif protein has product MMNTNNTALPPSTRWAQTYKEFDSLLQRLDLSMKGVIPGCLGYSSEALRRRLVQKLADALLSPYLRESALLYKNGRLTFPGSEGPARVGAFWILTQGEIPRPAWLFIFRSLFRFALQWLLVLTAALRRKQEGPLAGPVTIFFGMPEAAIAGPKMEGFVAFCKKGPVTPLQQVERLLIQGIPPAGPRPAGHPFFSKRPLFALNHIRRRGWKHTARFLMDHLLALSAFLRLVARTPAACLLGKDFAYHSLVLSLNRDQLIGNIVITNSDYANQGLWMIDLPGRCFQTHMTWYSMNSQPFSFRDYPVSVVFPLYRYMAIDHHWVWTQNQGNWLRELHPSTQTHVVGPILWVLPEARLLKQEEPEASFRIGVFDVTPAKPEWEKNFGLVYNYYRTDTMMAFVDSIAAAVQELESRMGMPISIEIKHKRNPTPIHDRTYIDHIAELQSAGRLRVTPPDANLFLFTSRCDLVVVIPYSSPAYVAACQGTPAVYYDPSSTLEPRQDMDPLIRFAGNQRELVDAIAVQISEKTRGQKGADRCAS; this is encoded by the coding sequence ATGATGAATACGAACAACACCGCTCTTCCCCCGTCCACCCGTTGGGCGCAGACCTACAAAGAATTTGACAGCCTGCTCCAGCGTTTGGACCTTTCCATGAAGGGCGTTATCCCCGGTTGCCTGGGCTATTCCTCCGAGGCGCTGCGCCGCCGCCTGGTGCAGAAACTGGCAGACGCCCTGCTGAGCCCTTACCTTCGCGAAAGCGCTCTCCTTTATAAAAACGGACGCTTGACGTTCCCCGGAAGCGAAGGCCCTGCCCGCGTGGGAGCGTTTTGGATCCTCACTCAGGGCGAAATCCCGCGGCCGGCCTGGCTTTTTATTTTCCGCTCGCTTTTCCGATTTGCCCTCCAATGGCTGCTGGTTTTGACGGCGGCCCTTCGCCGAAAACAGGAAGGGCCGCTGGCGGGTCCGGTCACGATCTTTTTCGGAATGCCGGAAGCGGCAATCGCCGGTCCCAAGATGGAAGGATTCGTTGCCTTCTGCAAAAAGGGCCCTGTGACTCCGCTGCAGCAGGTCGAACGTCTGCTGATTCAGGGAATCCCTCCGGCCGGGCCGCGCCCGGCAGGCCATCCGTTCTTCAGCAAACGGCCGCTTTTTGCGTTGAACCATATTCGGCGCCGGGGCTGGAAGCATACGGCTCGTTTTCTGATGGATCACCTTCTGGCATTGAGTGCCTTTCTCCGGCTGGTGGCACGCACACCGGCCGCCTGTCTGCTGGGCAAAGATTTTGCCTATCATTCCCTCGTTCTGAGCCTGAACCGGGATCAATTGATCGGGAACATCGTCATCACGAATTCCGATTATGCCAACCAGGGTCTCTGGATGATTGATCTGCCGGGACGCTGCTTCCAAACCCACATGACGTGGTATTCCATGAATTCTCAACCTTTCAGTTTTCGCGATTACCCGGTCTCTGTCGTCTTCCCTCTTTACCGGTACATGGCCATTGATCACCATTGGGTCTGGACGCAGAACCAGGGAAATTGGCTTCGAGAATTGCATCCGTCGACTCAAACCCACGTCGTTGGACCCATTCTCTGGGTCCTGCCCGAGGCGCGGCTTCTGAAGCAGGAAGAACCCGAGGCATCCTTTCGCATCGGAGTTTTCGATGTGACGCCGGCCAAACCGGAATGGGAAAAGAACTTTGGTCTGGTCTACAACTATTACCGGACCGATACGATGATGGCCTTCGTCGACAGCATTGCAGCGGCTGTTCAGGAGCTTGAGTCTCGAATGGGGATGCCTATTTCGATTGAAATCAAACATAAACGCAACCCGACGCCTATCCATGACCGTACCTATATCGATCACATCGCCGAACTCCAGAGCGCGGGCCGCCTCCGGGTGACCCCGCCGGATGCGAATCTGTTTCTGTTCACATCACGCTGCGATCTGGTTGTCGTCATCCCCTATTCAAGCCCCGCTTACGTGGCGGCCTGCCAGGGCACGCCGGCCGTGTACTACGATCCCTCCTCGACGCTCGAGCCCCGCCAGGACATGGATCCGCTCATCAGGTTCGCCGGAAACCAGCGTGAATTAGTGGATGCGATCGCGGTGCAGATATCAGAGAAGACCCGGGGGCAAAAAGGAGCCGATCGATGCGCTTCCTGA
- a CDS encoding GNAT family N-acetyltransferase: MGCRLAPSLDRKEQKRVLDLLSRSFGLRYAPARRLFSFFLRRVPRKHCFIVEDARQRILGVLFVLDRALDYFGVSLRVAGLSYMAIHAQHRNFSISSILKQRLFRWMDGQSDISMGFARKIMDGYWYPYGYVGITNFGKMSLPLSFLPAPKQGYSMRRAQPQDYPFIRKSYKHSYRTLVGPLNRDAVLWSYYFARIQREKLNLQMIGRGNRSIGYCITKDNVVHELGGNSNAFADIAGVIGTDLSRHGHTEVILEIGFLHPFALFLSDRAHTKVSRFAWNGGHILRITRLPDLLRKIRPVLERRLRAAQVKNFRLACNNILFIFSRGRLRVEPFDGKPDIALAEHEWPKIIFGAADPGHLSALRGHPSAPLLRLMFPVGSPQVPYLDQF; this comes from the coding sequence TTGGGCTGCCGGCTGGCGCCTTCGTTAGACCGGAAGGAGCAGAAACGTGTTCTCGACCTGCTCTCAAGGAGTTTCGGCCTCCGCTACGCGCCGGCCCGCAGACTTTTCTCGTTTTTCTTAAGGCGAGTTCCGCGGAAACACTGCTTCATCGTCGAGGATGCACGGCAACGGATCCTGGGCGTGCTGTTCGTTCTTGACCGGGCGCTCGACTATTTTGGCGTCTCCTTGCGTGTCGCAGGACTTTCCTATATGGCTATCCATGCACAGCACCGCAATTTTTCGATTTCCTCGATACTGAAACAACGTCTCTTTCGCTGGATGGACGGTCAATCAGACATCAGCATGGGGTTTGCGAGGAAGATTATGGACGGTTACTGGTATCCCTATGGATATGTTGGGATAACGAATTTCGGGAAAATGAGTCTCCCGCTCTCGTTTTTGCCCGCCCCGAAGCAGGGCTACTCCATGCGCCGGGCGCAACCTCAGGACTACCCATTTATCCGAAAGAGCTACAAGCATTCTTATCGCACACTCGTGGGCCCGTTAAATCGTGATGCCGTTTTGTGGTCTTATTATTTCGCGAGAATCCAACGGGAAAAATTGAACTTACAGATGATTGGCCGCGGGAACCGCTCCATCGGTTACTGCATCACAAAGGACAACGTCGTGCACGAACTGGGGGGGAACTCCAATGCCTTCGCCGATATCGCGGGAGTCATCGGGACCGATCTGTCCAGGCACGGGCACACGGAGGTGATCCTTGAGATCGGATTCCTTCACCCGTTCGCTTTGTTTCTTTCCGACCGGGCTCACACCAAGGTTTCCCGCTTCGCGTGGAACGGGGGCCATATTTTAAGAATTACGCGCCTTCCGGATCTTTTACGAAAAATCCGGCCTGTTCTGGAAAGACGGCTCAGGGCCGCACAGGTGAAGAATTTCCGTCTCGCCTGCAATAACATTCTGTTTATTTTCTCGCGCGGCCGCTTGCGCGTGGAGCCTTTCGACGGAAAACCAGACATCGCTCTGGCGGAGCATGAATGGCCAAAAATTATTTTCGGCGCAGCCGACCCGGGCCACCTTTCCGCGCTGAGAGGTCATCCCTCGGCGCCGCTTTTGCGTTTGATGTTCCCGGTGGGGTCACCGCAAGTGCCGTATCTGGATCAGTTTTGA
- a CDS encoding SDR family NAD(P)-dependent oxidoreductase encodes MILLTGATGGIGKQILPQLMSLDNVLCLSRQKMPASRKSGQRIAYARVDLSREASVTSFVRHYAGQLNRITLLHFAASSIDNLAIHYMEADWDRVFDVNLKGNFLLTKALLPRMVQEGWGRIIHISSVVGLHGMPGTLAYAASKSALLGFSKVLSREYARFNITSNVLNLGYFDAGLMDRLKAKTRKTILSQIPSRRLGPVSDIAQVIGCLMKTSYINGAVINIDGGIY; translated from the coding sequence ATGATCCTGTTAACCGGAGCAACGGGGGGAATCGGCAAGCAGATCCTGCCGCAACTGATGTCCCTCGACAACGTCTTGTGTCTTTCGCGCCAAAAAATGCCGGCCTCGCGAAAGAGCGGGCAGCGCATCGCCTACGCAAGAGTGGACTTGAGCCGTGAGGCCAGCGTGACCTCTTTTGTCCGTCATTACGCCGGGCAACTGAACCGCATCACGCTGCTGCACTTCGCCGCCAGCAGTATCGACAATCTCGCGATCCATTATATGGAAGCGGATTGGGACCGCGTCTTCGATGTCAATCTGAAGGGCAATTTTCTTCTGACCAAGGCGCTTCTTCCGCGCATGGTGCAGGAGGGTTGGGGGCGGATCATCCATATTTCTTCGGTGGTAGGCCTTCATGGCATGCCGGGCACCCTGGCGTATGCGGCCTCCAAATCAGCGCTCCTGGGATTTTCAAAAGTCCTGTCCCGCGAGTATGCCCGCTTTAACATTACGTCCAATGTCCTGAACCTCGGATACTTTGACGCGGGTTTGATGGATCGGCTCAAGGCCAAGACGCGCAAGACCATTCTGTCGCAGATTCCCTCCAGGCGGCTCGGGCCTGTTTCGGATATTGCACAGGTCATCGGATGCTTAATGAAGACCTCTTACATTAACGGGGCCGTCATTAACATCGACGGAGGCATTTATTAA
- a CDS encoding ketoacyl-ACP synthase III encodes MTLADQRVGIVALEYHLPAKVETGQALKSDNPDWRMEDIEAKTGVRQRHIAALDETAADLAAQAAEKIFSQGVPRESVESLIFVTQSPDYALPTTACLLQNRLGLPLSCMSFDVNLGCSGFIYGLAIASSLIRSGVVRNSLLLCGDTYTKWIDKADRTCRPIFGDGAAATLLSVSPKGGMGPFVLGTDGSGAESFIVRNSGARIEPERSSADHKIRMQGPHVFLFTMDMVPKCVESLLQKSGKTLDQIDLFIFHQASRIVLENIERRLSLPPEKVYSNLSRVGNTVSASIPMALKDAAAEGRLREGDTVMLVGFGVGYSWGACLVQWGPL; translated from the coding sequence ATGACTCTCGCTGATCAACGTGTTGGCATCGTCGCGCTCGAGTATCACCTGCCCGCCAAAGTGGAAACCGGCCAGGCGTTAAAATCAGACAATCCGGATTGGCGGATGGAGGATATCGAGGCCAAGACAGGCGTACGGCAGCGACATATCGCCGCTCTGGATGAGACGGCGGCTGACTTGGCCGCGCAGGCCGCCGAAAAGATCTTCAGCCAGGGTGTTCCACGGGAATCCGTTGAGTCGCTTATTTTTGTGACCCAATCACCGGATTACGCCCTTCCCACAACCGCCTGCCTGCTGCAGAACCGTCTGGGTCTGCCGCTTTCCTGCATGTCGTTTGACGTCAATCTGGGATGCTCGGGTTTTATTTACGGCCTGGCGATTGCCTCGTCGCTGATTCGCTCCGGCGTCGTGCGCAACAGTCTGCTTCTCTGCGGCGACACCTACACGAAATGGATCGACAAAGCGGATCGAACGTGCCGTCCCATTTTTGGCGACGGCGCTGCCGCTACGCTCCTGTCTGTTTCGCCCAAAGGGGGAATGGGACCCTTTGTCCTGGGGACGGATGGCTCCGGGGCGGAGAGCTTCATTGTCAGGAATAGCGGCGCACGGATCGAACCGGAGCGGTCGAGCGCCGATCACAAAATCCGGATGCAGGGGCCTCACGTTTTTCTGTTCACGATGGACATGGTTCCCAAATGCGTGGAATCATTGCTTCAGAAATCCGGAAAAACGTTGGATCAAATTGACCTATTTATTTTCCATCAGGCCAGCCGCATCGTGCTGGAGAACATTGAGAGGCGATTGTCCCTGCCGCCGGAAAAGGTCTACAGCAATCTGTCGCGCGTCGGGAACACCGTCTCCGCGTCCATCCCGATGGCCTTGAAAGACGCGGCGGCCGAGGGACGCTTACGAGAGGGGGATACGGTCATGCTTGTCGGATTTGGAGTCGGCTATTCCTGGGGAGCCTGTCTCGTGCAGTGGGGGCCTTTATGA
- a CDS encoding acyl carrier protein: MAKTTEADVLATIQKALGADGKKITFNSRMGDSDVWDSLGHLGILAALDKQFQGKVAGIREMATADSVKTILQLLKKHSLI; this comes from the coding sequence ATGGCAAAGACAACAGAAGCGGACGTCCTAGCGACGATACAAAAAGCGCTGGGCGCGGACGGGAAGAAAATCACCTTCAACAGCCGCATGGGCGATAGTGACGTCTGGGATTCCCTCGGGCATCTGGGGATCCTCGCCGCTTTGGACAAACAATTCCAGGGGAAAGTCGCCGGCATCCGGGAAATGGCGACCGCGGATTCCGTCAAAACGATTCTGCAGCTTCTGAAAAAGCACTCTCTCATTTAA
- a CDS encoding methyltransferase, which yields MIESKFKIDNDTELSLHAEGDVFLPTGTSLALLKGVRKRTVRAGVCLDLGCGTGVVGIALSRFGLVQPPLYASDYHADAVESTRLNCGRHDCPVVARQGSLFEPWKDCRFDYIVDDVSGVAEAIARVSPWFKNIPCASGKDGAELVLQVIRQAPRHLRPGGKLFFPVISLSNVKRILSAARERFPTVERLVHEEWPLPPDMHEHLDLLKRLREEGVVTFEEKFGMTICFTDIYVASGETNSKGD from the coding sequence ATGATTGAAAGCAAATTTAAAATCGATAACGATACCGAATTATCGCTGCACGCCGAAGGCGACGTCTTCCTGCCGACCGGCACGAGCCTGGCCCTCCTGAAGGGAGTTCGAAAGCGCACCGTCCGAGCCGGCGTCTGTCTGGATCTGGGATGCGGAACGGGAGTGGTCGGTATTGCTTTGTCGCGTTTCGGGCTTGTTCAGCCGCCGTTGTACGCTTCGGATTATCACGCCGATGCGGTCGAGAGCACCCGTTTGAACTGCGGGCGGCATGACTGCCCGGTTGTCGCGCGGCAGGGGTCTCTTTTTGAACCCTGGAAAGATTGCCGGTTTGACTATATTGTCGACGATGTTTCCGGGGTCGCGGAAGCCATCGCCCGCGTTTCTCCCTGGTTCAAGAATATTCCCTGCGCCTCAGGCAAGGACGGCGCGGAACTGGTCCTTCAGGTGATCCGGCAGGCGCCACGGCATCTGCGGCCCGGAGGGAAATTGTTCTTCCCTGTGATCTCGCTTTCCAATGTGAAACGCATATTATCCGCCGCCCGCGAACGCTTTCCAACGGTCGAGCGGTTGGTCCATGAAGAATGGCCGCTGCCGCCGGATATGCATGAACATCTTGACCTGCTCAAGCGTCTGCGAGAGGAAGGCGTTGTCACGTTCGAGGAGAAATTCGGCATGACCATTTGTTTCACGGATATTTATGTCGCATCGGGAGAGACCAACTCCAAGGGAGATTGA
- a CDS encoding putative PLP-dependent aminotransferase, protein MSYFLWPEGRVHWRACIKKPGTGILSIEERLDRLYPGARPVLFPSARAGLSAIIETLQLGRSQKVGIPPFASHCVWNAVSWRADPVVPSTDMPVSAYVVYHQWGYTHRCSSETILIEDSADSLCLPGRPLFPNGGRFEILSLPKILGTLCGGVVFCRRQDDADRVRAVREARPGRGWTQFALRVLMRYGFSFGTYWQGAEFLNGGIPAPACADILDRLESLDQIISSRRAHLEKVVDLLPAWAKPEQDRLPCAVPVLCTDRMAATLHTNGLISRPRHFNRSRSYPNTDMVRVVPVPVHQDVPVEWLTRVRETLAPYRSETQ, encoded by the coding sequence ATGAGTTACTTCCTCTGGCCGGAAGGACGGGTGCACTGGCGCGCCTGCATTAAAAAACCGGGGACAGGGATCCTGTCCATCGAAGAACGCCTGGATCGCCTTTATCCAGGAGCTCGGCCCGTGCTTTTCCCCAGCGCACGAGCCGGTCTCAGCGCCATTATAGAAACACTCCAGCTCGGGCGGTCGCAAAAAGTGGGAATTCCGCCCTTCGCCAGTCATTGTGTCTGGAACGCCGTCTCCTGGCGAGCCGACCCGGTGGTCCCCTCGACGGACATGCCCGTCTCGGCCTACGTGGTCTACCATCAATGGGGTTATACGCACCGGTGTTCGTCGGAAACGATCCTCATCGAGGATTCGGCGGATTCCCTCTGTCTGCCGGGACGCCCGCTGTTTCCAAACGGGGGGCGGTTTGAGATTTTGTCCCTTCCCAAAATACTGGGAACCCTTTGCGGAGGCGTGGTCTTTTGCCGCCGCCAGGACGACGCTGACCGGGTCCGCGCGGTCCGGGAGGCTCGACCCGGCAGAGGCTGGACACAGTTCGCGTTGCGGGTCCTTATGCGATACGGATTCTCATTTGGCACCTACTGGCAAGGCGCGGAATTCTTGAACGGAGGGATCCCCGCGCCGGCCTGCGCCGACATCCTGGATCGGCTGGAGAGTCTGGATCAGATTATCAGCAGTCGGCGGGCCCATCTCGAAAAGGTGGTTGATCTTCTGCCCGCTTGGGCGAAACCCGAGCAGGACCGGCTGCCCTGTGCCGTCCCGGTCCTCTGCACCGATAGGATGGCTGCGACGCTGCATACGAACGGCCTGATCTCGCGCCCTCGCCATTTCAATCGTTCGCGTTCATATCCGAACACCGACATGGTTCGAGTCGTGCCGGTCCCCGTCCATCAGGACGTGCCGGTGGAGTGGCTCACCCGGGTGAGAGAAACCCTGGCGCCGTACCGGAGCGAAACACAATGA
- a CDS encoding GNAT family N-acetyltransferase, translating to MNVIPWSPDLSPAWDHLCDESPDSWLWHRSHWIRYSEAYANQAMVKNLSFMVVDGSRKLALLPCFAERDDQGNLSLIYGASLIPWPVLSPSLVPSERQAVEECVYQTLASQARDLGIRKIETTSHVLPPSFYKAPFPPSPLPNRFGYTTTAIDTWVMDLTQSPETLWSQVRKGHKSSIKTGQKLFSLQTWAGAISEEDFAPYQELHALAAGRATRNQVTFDIMRDLINQGKALLVGARQNGRWTGFAYIMADKKSAYYASACKHPELPPAASVGHALLWESILALKKTGFEFFELGPQTYPSSTRPADEEKLVNISLFKRGFGGFTMSRYISVLSVQEETLL from the coding sequence ATGAACGTTATCCCATGGTCTCCGGACCTCTCTCCAGCTTGGGACCACCTTTGCGATGAGAGCCCGGACAGTTGGTTGTGGCACCGTTCGCATTGGATCCGCTATTCGGAAGCCTATGCGAATCAGGCGATGGTCAAGAATCTCAGCTTCATGGTGGTGGACGGCTCCCGCAAGCTCGCGCTGCTTCCTTGCTTCGCTGAGCGGGATGACCAAGGGAACTTGTCGTTGATCTACGGGGCTTCCTTGATACCTTGGCCGGTTCTTTCGCCGTCCCTGGTCCCGAGCGAACGGCAGGCGGTTGAAGAATGTGTTTATCAGACCCTCGCCAGTCAGGCGCGGGATCTCGGTATCCGGAAAATCGAGACAACCAGCCACGTCCTGCCTCCGTCCTTCTATAAGGCTCCTTTTCCACCCAGCCCCTTGCCCAACCGCTTCGGCTATACCACGACAGCCATCGACACCTGGGTCATGGATTTGACGCAATCGCCGGAAACCCTATGGAGCCAGGTACGCAAGGGACACAAGTCGAGCATCAAGACAGGGCAAAAGCTGTTCTCGTTACAGACCTGGGCCGGAGCCATCTCCGAAGAGGACTTCGCGCCATATCAAGAACTCCACGCGTTGGCAGCCGGACGCGCGACCCGCAACCAGGTGACCTTCGATATCATGCGGGACCTCATCAATCAGGGAAAGGCTCTGCTCGTCGGAGCCAGACAGAACGGCCGGTGGACAGGATTCGCATACATTATGGCCGATAAGAAATCGGCTTATTACGCTTCAGCCTGTAAGCATCCGGAGCTGCCGCCGGCGGCTTCCGTCGGTCATGCCCTTTTGTGGGAAAGCATCCTGGCCCTGAAAAAGACAGGATTTGAGTTTTTTGAGCTGGGGCCTCAGACTTACCCTTCGTCAACACGGCCCGCGGATGAGGAAAAACTGGTGAACATCAGCCTGTTCAAGAGAGGCTTCGGCGGCTTCACCATGTCGCGCTACATTTCCGTTTTATCTGTTCAAGAAGAGACCCTGCTATGA
- a CDS encoding WbqC family protein: MQPTYLPWIGYFDMIDRVDTFVFLDSVQFASRSWQQRNRVKGPQGECWLVVPVLSKGRRDQTIEQVEIDTTQAIAEKHLKAISLYYRKTPHFAAYFEDLSALYRKNHRRLADLNIELILWLCTRFGIQTPTLRSSTLPVEGKKTELLVSICKSLKAEHYLSAEGSRQYIEENNLFKTHGIGLSYHSYNHPPYRQLYGAFLPYMGALDLLFNEGPASLAVIQSGRTAATALSQ; the protein is encoded by the coding sequence ATGCAGCCGACCTACCTGCCGTGGATCGGCTATTTCGACATGATTGACCGAGTGGACACCTTCGTCTTCCTGGATTCCGTTCAGTTTGCCTCCCGGTCCTGGCAGCAGCGCAACCGCGTCAAGGGCCCCCAGGGCGAATGCTGGCTGGTGGTTCCCGTGTTGTCCAAGGGCCGCCGGGACCAGACCATCGAGCAGGTCGAGATTGATACGACACAAGCGATTGCCGAAAAACACCTGAAAGCCATCTCGCTGTATTACAGGAAGACGCCGCATTTTGCCGCCTACTTCGAGGACTTAAGCGCGCTCTACCGGAAAAACCACCGGCGCCTCGCCGATTTGAATATTGAGCTCATTTTATGGCTCTGCACCCGGTTCGGGATTCAAACACCGACGCTTCGGAGTTCCACGCTGCCCGTGGAAGGGAAAAAAACGGAACTCCTTGTCAGCATCTGTAAATCCTTGAAGGCCGAGCATTATCTCTCGGCAGAGGGGTCGCGGCAGTACATTGAGGAGAACAATCTCTTTAAAACCCACGGCATCGGTCTGAGCTACCATAGCTATAACCACCCGCCGTATCGACAGCTCTACGGGGCCTTCTTGCCTTACATGGGCGCGCTCGATCTCCTTTTTAACGAAGGGCCGGCCAGCCTCGCTGTGATCCAGTCCGGCCGGACCGCGGCTACAGCGCTTTCGCAGTGA
- a CDS encoding acetyltransferase → MKKIVIFGTGDVAELAHFYMTHDSERRIAAFCADGDQIQSKAFCGLPVVPFENVQKEFPADRFDLFIALSYNKLNETRARKYTEAKAKGYTLASYVSTRSVTWPDLTIGDNCFIMENQTIQPFVKIGNNVTLWSGNHVGHGAVIDDHVFVTSHVVISGHVKVGAFSFLGVNCTLKDGITLAPKTVVGAGATVLSNTQENGVYTGPKAELRARDASRIRYFTHTKYTER, encoded by the coding sequence ATGAAGAAGATCGTTATATTCGGGACAGGTGACGTGGCCGAACTCGCACACTTTTATATGACGCACGACAGCGAGCGGCGGATCGCCGCCTTTTGCGCCGATGGAGATCAAATCCAAAGCAAGGCGTTTTGCGGATTGCCGGTCGTCCCGTTCGAAAACGTGCAGAAAGAATTTCCAGCGGATCGGTTCGACCTGTTTATCGCCCTCAGTTACAACAAACTGAACGAAACACGCGCGCGGAAATACACCGAAGCGAAAGCGAAGGGCTATACGCTCGCGAGCTACGTCAGCACACGCTCGGTCACCTGGCCGGACCTTACGATCGGTGACAATTGCTTTATTATGGAAAACCAGACCATCCAGCCGTTCGTCAAAATCGGAAACAACGTTACGCTCTGGAGCGGAAACCATGTCGGACACGGCGCCGTGATTGACGACCACGTGTTTGTGACTTCACATGTCGTCATCTCCGGCCACGTGAAGGTGGGCGCCTTTTCCTTTCTGGGAGTCAACTGTACGTTAAAAGACGGGATCACGCTCGCCCCCAAGACCGTCGTCGGAGCAGGCGCCACGGTTCTTTCAAACACGCAGGAAAACGGCGTTTACACAGGCCCCAAGGCGGAATTGAGGGCGCGGGACGCTTCACGGATTCGCTATTTCACCCATACCAAGTACACGGAGCGTTAA